From the Pseudodesulfovibrio indicus genome, the window CGGCCCAGCTGCTGCTCAACCACAAGTACGGCTGCCTGCCCGTGGTCGAGAACGGACTCCTTGTGGGCATCGTCACCGAGGCCGATTTCCTGCGCCTGACCATCAACCTCATGGAGGGGTTGGACGCCGAGGACTAGCCCCCTTCCCGCCCGAGACAGCGAAAGCCGCGCAGGTAACACGCGGCTTTTTTCTTTTATTCCGGCATATTGTATACACAGATATGGTTTCTTTCATCTCCCCTTGTATCCGTTCATGGAGTATTATAGAAATAATCTAGAATTAATCACACAGGAAGACCCATGAACAAAGACACCAGCCTGAACAAGAAACGCAGCACCCCGAAGCTGCCCCTGGGCGGCCTTCTGGCCGTCATCATCCTCCTGGCGCTCGCCGCCGGGCTCTTCATGATTTTCCGCGACACCACCCCGCCGGTGGTGACCATCACCCCCGACGCGCAGCAGCTCGGCAAGGAGTCCATCGTGACCGTCACGGTCCAGGACCCGGGCAGCGGCCTGCGTTCGCTGGACATCTACGCCGTGCAGAACGGGCAGCGCTCGCCCCTGGCCGTCAAGGCCTACCCCGGCGGCATCATGCAGGATGAGGAAACCATCACCCTGGCCAAGAGCAATCTGGCCGAAGGCGAATTCACCATCGAGGTCACCGCCCGCGACGCCTCCCTCTATCCCTTCGGAGCGGCCGGGCTGGTCAAGCTCGAAAAGAGTTATTCCCTCGACCTCACCCCGCCCCGCATCTACGTGGAATCCCCGGTCAACAACCTGAACCAGGGCGGCGCGGGCCTGATGATCTACGCCCTGAGCGAAGAGGCGGCCAAGACCGGCATCCAGTTGGGCGAACGGTTCTTCCCCGCCTATCTCCAGCCCGGCGCTTCGGGAGGCCGCTTCCTCTACTACTGTATGTTCGCCCACCCCTGGGACGTCCCGGCTCAGGACTTCAAGCCGTTCATCATCGCGGCCGACTCGGCGGGCAACAGCGCCAGGCGGTCCTTCAACTACCACACCAACCCCCGCGCCTTCCGCAGCGACCGGATCAACCTGTCCGATGGATTCATGGAGAAGACCATCCCGGAATTCCAGGGGCTGGTGCCCAACGAAGGGTCCCTGCTCGACCAGTATCTCTACATCAACAACGAAATCCGCAAGCAGAACCGTGCCAAGCTCGTGGAGTTCAGCCGCCAGACCAGCCCGGTCATGCTCTGGTCCGGCACCTTCGTAAGGCTGCCCAACGCGGCCAACCGCGCCCGGTTCGCCGACGCCCGCGACTACATGTATCAGGGCAAGAAGGTGGACCATCAGACCCACCTCGGCCTGGACCTGGCCTCCACCCAGCAGGCCCCTGTCCCGGCGGGCAACGACGGACGCGTGGTCTATGCGGACTTCCTCGGCATCTACGGCAACGTGGTGGTCATCGACCACGGCCTGGGACTGCAATCCCTGTACGCCCACCTGTCCTCCGTGGCCGTCGGGCCCGGCGACATGGTCACCAAGGGCCAGATCATCGCCCACACCGGGGCCACGGGCCTGGCGGGCGGCGACCATCTGCACTACGGGATCACGGTGGCCGGCATCCCGACCCAACCCATAGAATGGTGGGACGGGACCTGGATCAAGCACAACATCACCTCGAAGATACAGTAATCACCGGCGGCCCGCTTCAAGCGGGCCGCTTCCTTTGGTGGGCAGCCCTTGCCCCGGAACGGTTCCTGCAAGCTCCTGGAGACGGAATTCTTTTCCCACGGAGCATTCATGCAGATATCGACCGATACTTTTTCAGGCGGTACGGGCGGACTCGCCAGGCTGGTCTCGCGGGAACGGAACATCACCGCGGTGGGCGAGGAAGCCGAGGTCGAGGCCCCCGAAATCGGCGGCTCTCCCATCCCCATCGCCAAACAGCTCACGCCCGAGGAGGAGCAGCGCGTCCTCTTCCTCCAGAACCTCCTTGCCCAGACCCTGGCCATGGCCGACGGCAACCCCTCGGAAGAACAGCGGGAACGCATCCGGGAGATCGAACAGGAGCTGGAAAAGATCACCGGAGTGAAGGTCCGGTCGAGCCTCGCCTCCGCCACGAAAAACCTGCCCAAGAGCCGAGACGATGAGGACGAGGAACGGAACCGCGAAAAGGCCTGCCGCCTGGGCATCGACCCGGAAGAGGTCAAGCACCGCTACAAATCCGGGACGGCCCGGAACGACAACCCGGGCATGCAGATGCTCCGAAACAACGCCCTGCTGACATCCCTGGCCCTTGAGGACCTGTTCTCCGGGACGTCCGGCTAATCCAGAGCCGCGACCACGGCCTCGGCTTCGGCCAGTATCCGGTCCCGGTCCCGCAACCCGTCGATGAACCGCGCGGGAATCCCCCCTATCCCGTTCATGGCTCCGGACAGCGCCCCGGTCAGGCAGGCGCGGGCCATGTTGTTCCCACCGCCGTTGATGGCCGTGAGCACGGCGGTCTCGAAGTCCGGGAACCGGCTGGAGAGCCAGTAGGCGGCCGGGAGCATGAAGCCGAGCTGACAGGCCAGCCCGTAGATGCGGGCGATACCCTGGGGCGGCTCCACTACCAGGTTCGGATCGACCGCCGCATCGTACACGAAGGCGGGTTGCAGAAAGGCCTCGATCAGCCCCCTGTCCACTTCCTTCTGCGCCCATCCGGTCATGGCCTTGCCGGACTTCTCCAGGGACTTGCCGCGAATGAGGCGGCACACGGACAGCACGAACGCCAGGGATTGGGCCGCCACGAAGGGCTCGGCGTGGGTCAGCCGGATGTTGGCCATGGTGTGGGCGGCCAGGGTGCGGGGATCGTCGGCATAGCGCGCAGCGAGCATGACCCCGCGCACGGCGGCCTCGCCCGAGTCGGAAAGCCCTGCGGCCTCGGACCACGGCTTGCCCTCCCGCCTGGCCTTCCAGACCTCGCGCATGGCGATATCCGTGTACCGACCGCCCTGCGGGGTGCCGTCCAGGGTCGAGAGCAGCGCGTCCAGGCGGTCGGTAAAGTCGGATTCCACGTACTCGCCCCGCTCGGACAGGGAGCGGAGCAGCAGCATGGCCACCTGCCCGGTCTGGGACACGTCCCCTGCCCTGCATCCGTCGTGATACCGGCCCGGCTTGGGCGGCGCATAGTCCGTGATCCATTTGCCGTAGTCCGCGCGCAGCTCGTCCAGGTCGTAGTACCAGTGCGGCCCCAACCCCAGGGCGTCGCCGATGTACATGCCGACTATGGCGCCCAGGGCACGTTCCTTCATTGTGGGTTCGCTCATGAAAACCTCCAGGTTCCCCCCAGGATACACGAAAAGGGCCGGACGGCAAAACCGTCCGGCCCTTCTTTTGGCTGATTTCTTCGGGAACTACTGGCGGGCGGGCCGCTGGTGTTCTTCCTTGAGCAGCTCGGCGGCTATGGGCGGCTCGCCGTGCTGCCGAACCCAGACGGTCTTGGGACCGCCGGCCAACGCCTTGTCGATGACCTCGTCCATGGTCTTCACCGGGATGACTTCGAGATCCTTGAGGATGTCCTTGGGAACGTCCTGCAGGTTCTTTTCGTTCTCCGCCGGGATGAGCACGGTCTTGATCAGCCCGCGATGGGCGGCCAGCAGCTTCTCGCGCAGTCCGCCGATGGGCAGCACGCGACCGCGCAGGGTGATCTCGCCGGTCATGGCAAGGTCGTTGCGAATCGGGATGTTCAACAGGGCCGAGATGAGCGCCGTGGTCAGGGTGATGCCCGCCGAGGGGCCGTCCTTGGGCGTGGCGCCGTCCGGGACGTGGATATGGATGTCCACGAGCTTGTAGAAGTCGGGCTTGAGGCCGAGCAGGTCGGACCGGGACCGGATGTAGGACACGGCCGCGCGCGCGGACTCCTGCATCACGTCGCCGAGCTTGCCGGTGATCTCCACCTTGCCCTTGCCGGGCATGAGGACCACTTCCACCAGCAGCATTTCGCCGCCGAGCTGGGTCCAGGCCAGCCCGTTGCAGACGCCCACCTGGGCTTCGGCCTCGCGCTCGCCGTAGGTGTACTTGGTCACGCCGAGCATCTTCTGCAGGGACTGCTTGGATATCTGGATGGACTTGTCGCGGTCACCGGCCTCCACGATCTTCATGGCGGACTTGCGGCAGATGGAGGCGATCTCGCGCTCCAGGTTACGCACGCCCGCTTCCTTGGTGTAGTAGCGGACGATGTCCAGGACGGCGTTGTCCGAGACCTTGAGGTTGTCTTCCTTCAGCCCGTGCTGCTTGATCTGCTTGGGCAGCAGGAACCCCTTGGCGATCTCCACCTTCTCGGTCTCCAGGTAGCCGGGCAGCCGGATGATCTCCATGCGGTCCTGCAACGGCAGCGGGATGCCTTCCAGGCTGTTGGCCGTGGTGATGAAAAAGACCTTGGACAGGTCGTAATCGAGGTCCAGGTAATGGTCGTTGAAGGCGTAGTTCTGCTCCGGGTCGAGGACTTCGAGCAGGGCCGCCGACGGATCGCCCCGGAAATCGGCGGACATCTTGTCCACCTCGTCCAGGCAGATGACCGGGTTGTTGTACTGCACCCGCTTGAGGGACTGGATGATCTTGCCCGGCATGGCCCCGACATAGGTCCGGCGATGGCCGCGAATCTCCGCCTCGTCGCGCACGCCGCCAAGGGAGAGCCGCAGGAACTCGCGGTCCATGGAGCGGGCGATGGAACGGGCGATGGAGGTCTTGCCCACGCCGGGAGGGCCGACGAAGCAGAGGATGGGACCCTTCATGGTCTCCACCAGGGTCTGGACGGCCAGATACTCCAGGATGCGCTCCTTGGGCTTCTCAAGGCCGAAGTGATCCTCGTCGAGGATCTCCCGCGCCTTGGCGATGTCCACGTCCTTGTCGTCCTTGATGTTGTCCCACGGCAGGTCGAGCACCCAGTCGATGTAGTTGCGGACCACGGTGTACTCCGCACTGGACGACTGCATGGTCCGCATCTTCTTGATTTCCTTGCGGACGCGTTCGCGGTTCTCGTCGGACATGGGCTTGGCGTCCAGCTGGGCTTCCAGCTCCTGCGCCTCGGCCTGCGGATCGTCCTCGCGGCCCATCTCCTTGTTGATCGCCTTGACCTGCTCGTTCAGGTAGTACTCGCGCTGGTTCTTTTCCATCTGGTCCTTGACGCGCCCCTTGACGCGCTTCTCGATGGAAACGATCTCGATCTCGCCGAGCAGCAGCTCGTACACCCGCTCAAGACGGCGGATGGGATCGAGCTCCTCCAGGATCTCCTGCTTGCGGGAAAAATCGATCTTGAGGTGCGGCATGACCTGGTCGGCGAGCTGGCCCGCATCCTTGATGGTGGACATGGCCAGGATGGCCTCCGGGGCCACCTTCTTGTTGATCTTGCCGAACTCGTCCAGGGACTCCTGCACGGCACGGATCAGCGCCAGCCCCTCCGCGGAATCCGCGTGGGCCTCGGGCAGCGTGACGAACCGCGCCTTGGGGTAGTCGCCCTCGTCCTCGGCATAGGGGATCATGTCCGTGGCGGGGTCCCAGGACGCCCGGGAGACGCCCTCGAACAGCACCTTGATGGTGCCGTCGGGCAGCCGCAGCATCTGCAAAATCTTGCTCACCGTGCCCACGCGGTACAGGTCGTCCGCTTCGGGATGTTCCTTTTCCGGGGACTTCTGGGTGACCAGGAATATCTGCTTGCCGTAGTCGGCGACCGCGGTCTCGATGGCCTTGATGGAGGCCTCGCGTCCCACGAAGAGCGGGACGATGGATTTCGGAAACATGACCACTTCCCGAAGGGACATCATCGGGAGGGTCAGGGTTTCAGGGGATTTCTTGCCGTCGAAGCTGAAGGTCGGCATGGACTCCTCCGAGGGTTGAATATAGGACATCGCCCCCGGCTTGCGGGAGCGGTTGTCGTCGATGCAAGTGAAGTAAGGCCCGCGGACGGAAAGTCAATCCGGCGGCGTCCCTTAGGCGGACTTCACTTCCTGATGGTACATGAGCAGCGGCTCCATGTCCTTCTCGACCACGGCCTCGTTGATCACGCACTCGCGCACCTCGGGCATGGCCGGGAGCTTGTACATGATGTCGAGCATGGTCTTTTCCAGGACGTTGCGCAGGCCGCGCGCGCCGGTCTTGCGCTCGATGGCCTTCTTGGCGATGGCCCGGAGCGCGTTTTCAGTGAAGGTCAGCTCCACCTTATCCAGCTCGAACAGCTTGTGGTACTGCTTGATGAGCGCGTTCCGGGGCTCGGTGAGGATGCGCACCAGATCGTCTTCGGTGAGCTCCTCCAGGGCGGTCTGCACCGGGATGCGGCCCACGAACTCGGGGATCAGGCCGAACTTGATCAGGTCCATGGGCTCGGCCAGGGCGAACAGCTCGCTCAGGCTGACCTCCTTCTTGGCCTCGACCTTGGCGCCGAAGCCCATGCCGGAGCCCTGCTTGCGCTGCTGCACGATCTTGTCCAGGCCGATGAAGGCGCCGCCCAGGATGAACAGGATGTTCGAGGTATCCATGCGGATGAACTCCTGCTGGGGGTGCTTGCGCCCGCCCTTGGGCGGGATGTTGGCCTCGGTGCCCTCGATGATCTTGAGCAGGGCCTGCTGCACGCCCTCGCCGGACACGTCGCGGGTGATGGACGGGGAATCGCCCTTGCGGGCGACCTTGTCGATCTCGTCGATGTAGATGATGCCGCGCGAGGCGGCGTCGATGTCGTAGTCGGCGTTCTGGAGCAGCTGCACGAGGATGTTCTCGACGTCCTCGCCCACGTAGCCCGCCTCGGTCAGGGTGGTGGCGTCGGCGATGGCGAACGGCACCTTGAGCACCCGGGCCAGGGTCTGGGCCAGGAGGGTCTTGCCCGACCCGGTGGGGCCGATGAGCAGGATGTTGGACTTGTCGATCTCCACCTCGTCGGGGCCGGCATTGGCCGCGGCGTAGAAGACGCGCTTGTAGTGGTTGTGCACGGCCACGGACAGGATCTTCTTGGCCTGTTCCTGGCCGATCACGTACTGATCGAGCAGCGCCTTGATCTCCTGGGGAGGCAGGAGGCGTCCGTCCTCGAACTCCTCGCTGATGGTCTCCTGGGCCATGATGTCGTTGCACAGCGCGACGCACTCGTCGCAGATGTATACATCCGGCCCGGCGATCAGTCTCTGGACCTCCACCTGGGTCTTGCTGCAGAACGAGCAGCACAGATCGGATGAACTGTTCTTCTTGTCGGTCATTTCTCTTAACCCTTGATGCTTTCGTCCACGTCCGCCCTGGACTTCATGACCTTGTCGATGAGTCCGTATTCGAGGGCTTCCTGGGACGACATGAAATAATCGCGGTCGGTGTCCGCGGTGATCTTTTCCAAAGTCTGCCCGGTATGGCCGGCGAGGATGCCGTTCAACTCGTCCTTCATGCGCAGGATCTCCCTGGCGTGGATGGAGATGTCCGAGGCCTGGCCCTGGGCGCCGCCCAGCGGCTGGTGAATCAGGATGCGGCTGTGCGGCAGCGCGTAGCGCATGCCCTTCTCGCCCGCCGCGAGCAGGAGCGAACCCATGCTGGCGGCCTGGCCCAGGCAGAGGGTGGCCACGGGCGCGGAGATGTACTGCATGGTGTCGTAGATGGCCATGCCCGCGGTGACCACGCCGCCGGGGGAGTTGATGTACATGTAGATCTCCTTTTCCGGGTCCTCGGACTCCAGGAACAGGAGCTGGGCGCAGATGAGGCTGGCCACGTGGTCGTCGATGGCGCTGCCGAGCAGGATGATCCGGTCTTTGAGAAGTCGGGAATAGATGTCGTACGCACGTTCCGTGCGACCGGTAGTTTCGATGACCATCGGAATGGCGACCATGTACGTCTCCTTGAGAAGGCTCTTATGCGGGTTATCGGACATCCAAAGGGAAACGTTAGCCTTCATGCACCCCGAAACGGGGTATCAGCACACATATCCACTCTGTTTCACGTCATTTCAGTATGAGATATTTCCCCTGCCAGGACAAGGGGAAACTTGCCGGGCGGGCCTGTACCAACATAGGCACGCGACGGCCGGGGTCAAGGTCCCCCGAGAAAAAAAACGGCGGCCCGGAACAGTCCGGACCGCCGCGAATTCGTCTTGTCTCGACAGGCTACGCGTTCTCGGCCAGGAACTTGTCGGCGCGCTCCTGGAGCTTGGCCAGGGAGTACCCCTTGGCGGTGGACTCCTTGAGGCCCAGGTTGGCCACGGCCCATTCAACGGCCTCGGCCTTGTCCTGGAACTGGATTCCGCCTTCGGCGGGAGCGGCTTCCTTCTTGGGCTCGGCCTTCTTGGCGGGCTTGCCGTCGGTCGGGGCCGGGATCAGCTTCACATCGGCGCTGTCGTAGATCAGCTCGGACGCCTTGTCGCACAGCAGACGGTCCTTCAGCGGCATGATGAGGTTGTTGTCCTCGTAGTACTTCTTCAGCTCATGCAGGGGCTGACGGGACTGGACGGCCAGCTGGGACAGGGTGGCCTCGATCTCCTCGGGGGAGATTTCCAACCCTTCCTCGGCGGCAACGGCCAGCAGGAAGATCTCGGTCTTGACCGAGGTCTCGGCCTCCTCGCGGAAGCCCCCACGCAGCTCTTCGGGGGTCTTGCCCAGGGACTGGAAGCCCTTGCCCTGGCGGTCCAGGCGGTATTCCAGGTCCTTCAGCAGGCGGTCGATGCGGTCCTCAACCATGGAGGGCGGCAGCGGGAATTCCTTGATCTCTGCGATGATGGAGTTCAGCAGCTCGCTCTGGGCGGCGGACTTGTTCATCTGCTTGCGCTGGGAGGCGTAGGACTCGCGGATGCCCTTGCGCATGGTCTCGACGTCCTTGAAACCGGCCTTCTGGGCCACGGAGTCGGTCATCTCGGGCTTGACCCGCTCCTTGACCGCGTGGACCTTGGCCTTCATGGTCACGGTCTGACCGGCCAGGTTCTCGTTGATGAAGTCGGCCGGGAAAGTGATGTCGGTCTCGCCGGACTCGCCGGAGGACAGGGTCTTGAGCAGCTCCTCGAACTCGGGCAGGGCCTGGCGCTGGCCGAGCAGCAGGTCAAAGTTCTCGGCCTGGATGCCGTCCACGATCTTGCCGTCCTGGTAGGCGCCGAAGCTCACGGAAACGACCTCGCCGTCCACGCCGGGACGAACGTCCTCGATGACCTTGACCTCGGAGTTGTTCTCGAGGATGCGCTCCTCGACCTCGGTGACCTCCTCGTCGGCCACGACCACGTCCACTTCCTCGACCTTGCGGCCCTTGTAGTCGGGCAGGTCGAGCTTGGGAGCGACCTCGAACTCGATGGAGTAGGAGAAGTCCTCGTCGCGGACCAGTTCCTGGGCATCAACGTCGATCCGGGACATGGGCTGCATGGAAAGGCCGCTCATGATCTCGTTGATCTGGTAGTTGATCAGGTCGGTGGTGGCTTCGCCGTAGACCTGCTTGCGGAACTTGGACTCGATGACCGAAGACGGCACCTTGCCCTTGCGGAAGCCCTTGACGTCAGCCTGCATGCGATACAGGGCGATGGTGGCGGAAAGGGCGGCGTTGACCTCTTCGGTGGGAACTTCGACCTTGATCTTCCGCTTTACCGGAGAAAGCTCTTCAACTTTGTAATCCATGGAATGTATCCTCCTCAAAACGCCTGGGCAGGCGCGTAAATATGGCACTTTGTGGTGCGGGCGGAGGGACTCGAACCCCCAAACCGTGAGGTACCAGATCCTAAATCTGGCGCGTTTACCAATTCCGCCACGCCCGCAAAAAGAACGTGATGTTTAAGCAAGCTCTCGCTGATATGTCAACCTAAAGGGGAGCCGGAAGCGCGGAAATCTATATCACGTCGGGGCTTTTGGCCATTTTCGAGGCGACTTTCCGCAATTCGACCAGCAGTTCATGCACATCACCCGCCAGGAAATAGACCACCGGCTCCCGACCAAAGCCGCCCGGATCGCCCACCGCCCGGACCGAACCGGCGTCCGCAAGGGACGAGAGAACCGCGAAAGCGCCCCACTCCTCGAACCCGCCGGAATCGCCCGACGCATAGGCGGGCGCGTTCTCGCGGTCCATCCAGGCGATCTCAACCCCCAGCTCCTCCAGGGCGCGGAGCAGCTCGTCCCCGGCCCCCAGTGTCATGGCGCACCCCATGCCGGGGCACACCCGGCGCGCGGAGAGCAACAGGGCCGCGGTCCTTGGGCAGCTCCCGAACTCCGGGTAGCCGACCACGTCCACCTGGTCCCTGGCCGTGGTGATGAAGCCGCCGGAGAACCCAGCCACGTCCGAAAGCCGGTCTGCAAAGGGTACGGCCACGGCCACGTTTGCCCGGCCGCGTGGGAGCATGGCCCGCATCCCGGCGGCGCTGGAGAGCCGCCTGCCCAGGTCGTCCACCGAAGCCAGGACCGACGCCCTTGCCCGCTCCTTGATCCACGGCGCGAGGTGGTTGGGCGGTCCGCCCCCCTCCCCCAGCCGGAATCCGGCGCGCAGGGCCAGGTTGAGGTATTCCTGCGCCCGCAGGATGGCCGCCCCCATATCCAGGCCGAATCCCAGCCCGGTGGCGATGGCCGCGGACAGGGTGCAGCCCGTGCCGTGGGTGAAGATGGTGTCCACCCGCTGCTGCATGAACGGAATCGGCTCCCCGCCGGAATCCATGAACCAGTCGGTGACCGCCGGAGAGTCGTTGTGCCCGCCCTTGATGAGCACCGCCTTGGGCCCCATCTTGAGCAGCAACCGGGCCGCCGTGAACGCGTCTTCGCGGGTCTCGATCTTCATGCCCGTGAACAGCTCGGCCTCCGGCAGATTCGGGGTCAGCAAATCGGCCAGGGGAAACATGTGGGTCCGCATGGCCTCCACGGCGTCCTCCTGGAGCAGCCTGGCCCCGGAGGTGGCCACGCAGACCGGGTCCACCACCAGGGGAAAAGTCTTGTTTCCGAGCAGGCCGGCCACGGCCTCGATGATGGGGGCGGAAAACAGCATGCCGGTCTTGGCCGCACCCACCCGGATGTCGTCGAGCACGGTTTTGAGCTGCAAGGCCACGAACTTGGCGGACGGGGCGTGGATACCGGTCACGGTCGCGGTGTTCTGGGCGGTCAGGGCGGTGATCACGCTCGCGCCGTAGCCGCCGAGCATGGTGATGGCCTTGATGTCGGCCTGGATGCCCGCGCCACCGCCGGAATCGGACCCGGCAATGGTCAGGATGCAGGGAATTCGGTCCATGGTTCAGCCTCCAAAAAAAACAACGATCATCGGCAGGTGATATCACCTGCAACCGACAATCGCAGCAAAAAAGGGGGAGAGACGGTCAAAGCCGTCGATTTAGCCGCAGGAAAGCTTGACGTAATCTTCGATGGAGACGCCGTTCCACGCCTTGCTGACCCAATACGCCGTGGCCCAGATCATCAGGGCGGTGGCCTGGAGGTCGGTCAACCGGCGCAGTTTCACTTCGAGATTGGATTTGCTGGCCCCGTGCTGGATGTGCACGCTGTGCTCGTCGCAGGCCTCCTCGACCCGCAGGAGCAGATACGCCTGCTTGGACTGGTTGGGCAGCAGCTTCACTTCCTTGTGGGATTCGAGGATGGTTTTCAGCTCGGCGACGGAGAAGTCGCTGGAGACGTTGCGGATGGACTTGAAAAAGACATCCACGGCCCACGGCAGGATGAACTCGGCGCCGGCGCTCTTGGTCTTGAAATAGTCCTTGAGCCACTTTTCCTGATCATGGGTAATTCTAGCAGCGACCTGGGGCATACCGTCTCCTCCAAAGTGAACCGGCGAAACTGACTACCTGTAGTATATTTGGCAGTAGCTATATAATTGAAACTGCCGAATCAATCAAGAGTTTTTCTAGAAGAAGCTTGAATCAATTCCAGATTCTAGCCGTTGAAGACCGTCTTCAACTGGCGGAACAGGGTCAGCAGCAGCGCGTCGGGCGCGTCGTTGCCGTCGATGTTCAACCGGATGATCTCGGTGACGATGTTCCGGCTGGGCGTAATCGTCTTCTTGGCCACAAGGATGATGTTCTGCTCCCGGCCCTTCTCGCGGTCATCCACGCGCACCACCAACACCCAATGGGAGTCCTGTTTCTTCCAGGAGGTCTCCACGGTGACCATGGCGGATTCCTTGCGTTCGATGAGCTGAACGAACGCCTCCAGGGAGAAGTGCTTGTTCCCCTTGCCCTGAACGCCCAAAAATTCGCCGCCAGAGCGGATGACCAGCGGGCTGGACAGGAATTCGGCGGGCGGAAAGTCGATGGACGCCCCCTCCTCCCCGCCGGAAAGCTTGCGCTTCAGCGAGGCGACCTCTTCACGCAGCGCCCGGACCGACTCCGCCTGTCGACCGGCCTCGGCCTCGCGCTCGGCGCGGAGCGCGGCCACCTCGTCGCGCAGGGACCGGATCTCGCTCCGGAACAACGACTGGTTGTCCAGCACGTCGGACATCCGAGCCAGAACACCGGCCAGCTCTTGAAATCCCGCCCTCGGCTCACCTTGATCAAAACATTGATCAGGCTGTTGATCATTCAATAACACACTGAATTTAAGAGCTAATTCCCTTTCAATTTGTTCAGTGGACCAATTGTCGTTGAACATCTCTCGAATCCTCCTGAATATCTCCAACACCTCGACGGGATACCGCGTACGGCGCCCGCCGCCACCTTCGGACGGAATATATTTTTCAAATTTATCCTTGTAGTAGACGATGGTAGACGGCGGTATGTCCAACTGCCTCCCAACCTCTCTCAAGCTGATAAATTTCTTATTCATGCCGAAAACGCCTTGTTGATCATTATTCTTCACTTTGTTCATAATTGAGAACCAGCAAGCCTGTCAACAAAAAATTGATTATAACTGATCAATACTGACCATTCCGTTGGACAAAAAAAGGGTGCGGCATCTGACGATGCCGCACCCTTGCGATTGCCGAGAAAGACGGATTACTATTTTTCGAGCTCTCCCCGGACTTCCTTGAGGGACTGCAGAATCTCCTGCATCCGATCCCGAAGTTGCTGGTCTTCGAGAGTGTTGCCGA encodes:
- the thiD gene encoding bifunctional hydroxymethylpyrimidine kinase/phosphomethylpyrimidine kinase produces the protein MDRIPCILTIAGSDSGGGAGIQADIKAITMLGGYGASVITALTAQNTATVTGIHAPSAKFVALQLKTVLDDIRVGAAKTGMLFSAPIIEAVAGLLGNKTFPLVVDPVCVATSGARLLQEDAVEAMRTHMFPLADLLTPNLPEAELFTGMKIETREDAFTAARLLLKMGPKAVLIKGGHNDSPAVTDWFMDSGGEPIPFMQQRVDTIFTHGTGCTLSAAIATGLGFGLDMGAAILRAQEYLNLALRAGFRLGEGGGPPNHLAPWIKERARASVLASVDDLGRRLSSAAGMRAMLPRGRANVAVAVPFADRLSDVAGFSGGFITTARDQVDVVGYPEFGSCPRTAALLLSARRVCPGMGCAMTLGAGDELLRALEELGVEIAWMDRENAPAYASGDSGGFEEWGAFAVLSSLADAGSVRAVGDPGGFGREPVVYFLAGDVHELLVELRKVASKMAKSPDVI
- a CDS encoding MerR family transcriptional regulator, with translation MSDVLDNQSLFRSEIRSLRDEVAALRAEREAEAGRQAESVRALREEVASLKRKLSGGEEGASIDFPPAEFLSSPLVIRSGGEFLGVQGKGNKHFSLEAFVQLIERKESAMVTVETSWKKQDSHWVLVVRVDDREKGREQNIILVAKKTITPSRNIVTEIIRLNIDGNDAPDALLLTLFRQLKTVFNG